The window GGGGGTGGAGTTTGTCAGAACTATTATGGTTATTTGACAAGTTGCCTTTCGGGAACCAAACAAACCGCAAAGTGTACAGAGACAAGTGTGGTCGGTTCCTGCAAGGTCACACAATCGAGTGTTGGTTATATCATAAGCGTTTATACCGCTCCACTCACGGGTGGAGGTGGGGGAACTGCGGCCGCACATTGTTCTGGGATTTCTGGCAGTTATGTTGACGGATCCACCGTCCAAACACCTTAAGAATCAATCTATTTTTCCAAATTCCCTGGACACAGACCCCCATGTCCGAGTTATGACTTGAAGTGAGGGAGTCTAGTTATGAAAACCATGTTTGAGAAGATTTGGAATGACCATTTGGTTCACGAGGATGATGGAACCTGCCTCATTTATATCGACAGACACCTAGTCCACGAAGTCACAAGCCCACAAGCCTTCGAAAGTTTGAAACTCACCAACCGAAAGGTGAGGCGACCCGATGCAACATTTGCTACCATGGACCATAACGTTTCCACAAGAACGAGAGATTGGAAATCTGTGGATCCGATCTCGGTTTTGCAAATGCAAACCTTAATGGACAATTGTAAAGAAAACGGAATTACATTATTTGATATCAATCACCCTGACAATGGAATTGTGCACGTTGTCGCGCCAGAGCTTGGACTCACTCACCCTGGTATGACGATTGTTTGTGGGGATTCTCACACAGCGACACATGGTGCCTTTGGTGCTCTCGCATTTGGAATTGGAACTTCCGAAGTGGAACATGTCTTAGCCACCCAAACCTTAGTCCAAAAGAAACCAAAAACTTTGGAAATCCGTGTGGATGGAACTCTCTCACCTCTGGTTTCTGCAAAAGACATCGTCCTTGCCATCATTGGAAAAATTGGAACTGATGGTGCTACTGGTTATGTGATTGAATTCACTGGGGAAGCCATCCGTGCGCTCAGTATGGAAGGAAGAATGACCATTTGTAATATGGCTATCGAAGCTGGTGCAAGAGCTGGACTCATTTCTCCAGACGATACGACGATCAATTACATCAAAGGTAGAGATTTTGCTCCGAAAGGAGATGCATTTGATATAGCAGCTGCTAAATGGATATCTTATGCAACAGACCCTGGTGCCAAATTTGATAAAACAGTAACACTCAATGCAAATGAAATTGCACCAATGGTTTCTTGGGGAACGTCTCCTGGACAAGTGATCCCAGTGACTGCAACTGTACCAAGTCCAAATGATTTCACAGATCCTGTACAAAAAAAATCTGCAGAATCTGCCTTAGCCTATATGGACTTGAAACCTGGACAAAAACTTTCGGATGTGAAAGTAAACAAAGTATTCATCGGTTCCTGTACCAATTCAAGGATCGAAGACCTTCGTGTTGTGGCAAACACCGTCAAAGGGAAAAAAGTCAGTAAGGAAGTAGAAGCCATCATTGTACCAGGTTCAGGCCGAGTGAAACGCCAAGCGGAGAGTGAAGGACTCGACAAAATTTTTATCGAAGCGGGATTCCAATGGCGAAACCCAGGTTGTTCGATGTGCCTTGCGATGAATGATGACGTGTTATCTCCAGGGGACCGTTGTGCTTCCACTTCCAATCGAAACTTTGAAGGAAGGCAAGGAAAGGGTGGAAGGACCCATTTAGTGGGGCCTGCTATGGCAGCAGCAGTCGCCGTGGAAGGACATTTTGTAGACATTCGGGAGTGGAAATAAGATGAAAGCATTTACAAAATTAAAAGGGATCGCAGCGCTTCTCGACAAAGCGAACGTAGACACAGACCAAATCATCCCAAAACAATTCCTACGGAAAATCGAAAGGTCTGGTTTTGGAAAACATTTGTTCCATGATTGGAGATTTCTCGACGATGCGGGCCAAACACCAAACCCAGACTTTGTTCTTAACGCCAAAAGATACCAAGGAGCCAATATCCTTGTCACTCGTGATAATTTTGGGTGTGGATCTTCCAGAGAACATGCTCCTTGGGCCTTAGAAGACTACGGCTTTCGTTCCATCCTTTCACCTTCTTATGCAGATATTTTTTATAATAACTGTTTTAAGAACGGGATGCTTCCAATTGTTTTACCGGAATCTCAAATCGAAGAAATTTTCCAGGCAATTGATAAAAAACCAGGTGCCAATTTAGAAATCGATTTGGAGAACCAGGTTGTCATCACAGAAGAAGGAAAAAAATACCCATTTGAAGTGGATGCATTTCGAAAACACTGCCTCCTCAATGGTTTGGATGACATTGGACTCACCCTACAAAAAGCCGATTTTATTCAAAAATTTGAAGAAAAGAACCAAAAAGAAGTTCCCTGGTTGTACAGAAAGAGTGTATAATGAAGCGCATGAAACAGTTATTTTTAACTCTTAGTTTTTTCTTCTTCGTAACGGGTCTTTCAGCAGAGGAACTGCTGATTCAGGACACCAAACAAGGATTAGGCAAAGAAGCCATCCGCGGGACAACCGTTGTGGTTCATTATACTGGTAAGTTGACCAATGGAAAGGTTTTTGATTCTTCTGTGGATCGAGGGGAACCATTTAGTTTCCAATTAGGGCAAGGCCAAGTGATCCAAGGTTGGGAACGTGGGATTATGGGCATGAAAGAAGGTGGAAAACGAAAATTGACCATTCCTCCCAAATATGGATATGGTGACAGAGCAGTTGGACCCATTCCTGCCAATTCGACTCTTGTGTTTGATGTTGAGTTAATTAAAGTTAAATAAATGATTGATCCGATTTCCAAAGGTATCGATGACTTTGGCAACAGTTTGTTGCAAGCACTGAATAATGTACAGGGTATCTTTGGAAAGGAACTTTCCGTTGCCAAACCAATCAAAGACAATGTTTTACAATTGATTGGCAATACACCTCTCATTCGTTTGAACCGGATTGGATCTGAATATTCTGGTGTACAGTTTTACCTAAAAGCTGAATTTTTAAATCCAACAGGTTCTGCGAAAGATCGTACTGCCATAGCGATGGTGTTAGATGCGGAAAAACGAGGGAAGTTAAAAAAAGGAATGCCTATCATTCTTTCTGGTGCCGGTTCCTCCTCTGTGAGTTTTACATGGATTGGAAAGGTCAAAGGTTACCCTGTGTATTGCCTAGTTCCCCTCACCACACCACCAGAACGTGTCCAACTCCTCAGAAGTTATGGAGCAGAAGTGACGGTTACGAATGAATCGGATATCGTAAAGCTCACGGAACTAGCAGAAGAAAAAGCCAAAAAAATGGGTGGGTATCTCCCTGATGAATTGGAAAATCCTGCCAACCCCAATTTCCATTTCAAAACCACAGGTCCTGAAATATGGAGAGATCTGCAAGGAAAAGTCGGAGCTGTGATTTCAGCACCAGGATCTGGTGGTGCCATTACTGGGATCGGTCGTTACCTGAAGTCACAAGACAGAAGGGTAAAAGTGATCATTGCAGGAAAACAAAACTCAGCCTTTATGGAATATGGAAAAACTGACAATCCCAAAGAAAGAGAAAGGATTCGCCTGCCTGCCGTTTATGATCCAAAACTCATTGACCATTACTTTCATGTCACAAAAGACGAAGCCTTACACCTGCAAGCCGATCTATATGAAAAAGAAGGTATTTTTGCTGGGCTTACAACTGGGACAGTGATCACAGGTGCTTTACGTTTTTCGGAAACTTTATCTGAGTCCGAAAAAAATGAAAGGAACCCGTTTAATATCGTGATCCTCTCCCCCGACAGAGATTAATTTTTTTCGCTAAACAGTTGTTTGATTTCCTGTAAGGAACTTTTGGCTACAGTTTCGCCGAGTTCAATGAATTCTTTACTCCGCCAAAACTCAAACCAATTGGAATTGGGAAGGATTGGATTTAAATATACATCTGCTTCTTGGGCACTATACTTCCCAATTCTATATTGAAGTGAATACAAACTATTCACAATGATATCGAGTACATTCAAATTTAAAAGTTTGTTTGTTTTCATTTCATCTTTGGAACTTGGCATGGAATTGATGGCGACGATCTTTTGAATGCCTTCTTGAGTGAGTGCTGAAACGGGCAGGGGATTGACAATCCCTCCATCCACATAGGTTTTTCCATTCTCTTGCGGTTGGGGGACAAAAACTCCTGGAATGGAGATACTTGCCATAACAGCATCCAATACCTTTCCTTCCGAAAGTACAATTTCTTGCCTTGTGGAAATGTCACAACTGATGAGCCGCAGTTTGATGGGAAGGTCTTCGAAGTATAAATCTCCTAAATACTTTTCCAGAAGAGTACGAACATGTTTCCCATGGAGTAAACCTTGTCCAGGAAAGGATAAATCCACCAGTTTGAACATTTTGAAAAGGCTATCAATTTCACCGAGTAAAGGTAGGATCCCTTTATAACCGAGTCCACTGGCCCAAAAGGCACCGATGATGGCACCAATGCTTGTTCCAGAGATCATATCGGGTATGATCCCTTCCTCGTCCAAAACTTTCATGATCCCCACTTGGGCAAGTCCAAGTGCTGCTCCGCCTCCGAGGGCCACACCCATTTCCACACCTGAAAGTTCTCTTGCCTTCCGCCTGATAAAAATATCCCATTTTCCATGGTCTAAAATCTCTCGGATATTGGTCTCGTGGTAGAGGATCTCGTTCTCTTTGGCATCTTTTGTGATCGAATCACAAAGATTGGTTTTATATTCCAAAGAAACCAAGTTTTCAATATGGTCAGATTCATCAATTAACAGATGTTTCAGTTCTTCCTCTGTTTCTGGGAATACTTCTAAAAAGATAAAAGAATGACTCGCATAATGTTTTCCTAAGGTTTCTTTGATACGGTCAGCATCTTTGAATTTATAAGTTTTGGTATGAGGGGAAGAAACATTTCCATTTTGCGAAAAATGGAGGATGACAGCTTTTTTACCTGATTCGGATTCTATTTTCTCAACGAGTTCCGAAGCAAATCGATCTTTTGTAATCGGATCAGAATGCACCAAACAGACAACGGAATTACGAAAGTATTCTTTTCCTCCGAGGAGTTCCCCTCGTAAGGATTTGGTGAGCATTTTCGAAAAGGTGATGGAAAGATATGGAATTTTTTGAATTAACTTCTGGAATTCCGATTGGGATAAAACCAGAAATCGAGACTCGCTTACGGTAACAGCTGTATGGTTGTGCTTTTCTCCTGTTAGTAATGCTTGGATGCCGAAGTACTCTCCTTTTTTTAGATACTGTACTTCTTCTTCCCGTTTTCCTTCCCCTTTCTTCGGAAGGAATAATTTGATCCCACCAGACAAAATTAGAAACAAACTTCTGTCGCTGTCTCCCGCCGTAAAAAGAAGTTCATCTCTTTCCCGTTCCACAATGTGAACAGACTCAGCGACCCAGGTTTTTTCTTTTTTGGAAAGACTACGGAAGAGGGGTAAACTCGATACGAGGTGGATTTTGCCTTCAAGATCTTTCATAAGTCACCTTTTCCACCAGAGTTTCAGAAAGGAAGGGAAGAGAAATTGCGATTTTTTAAGTTTTCTAAAAAATTTTATTGACTACTTGTATGTTAAGTAGTAACTGTATGTATAGCAAACAGGAGTCTATATGATCACACATTTGAAAATTAAGGATTTTGCTCTATTTGAATCCCTTGAACTTTCCCTATCGGATGGTCTCACCGTCTTCACCGGAGAATCTGGTGCTGGAAAATCTTTAATTTTCGATGCATTGGCTTCTTTATTTGGAGGTCGTTGTTCCACTGCGAACATTAGACAAGGTAAGGATCGGTATTCCTTACAGGCGGTCCTTTCCTTGACCGGGCAAAATTTGACAAAAGATTATTTGATGGAACAAGGCTTTCGTTATACGGGAGACGAAATCCTAATTACCAAAGAACTGATGAAAGATGGAAAAGCGCGTGTCAAAATTGGGGAGAGTCTAGCCTCCACCACTCATTTACGAGAGCTTGGAAAAACCATGGCAGAGATCCATTGCCAAAATGAACAACTTTTCCTTTTAGAAAAATCAAACCAATTGGAGTTCCTTGACCGTTTTGGGAATTTAGAATCCTTGAAGTTTAAGTTCAAATCGGCCCTCCAACAGTACAGGCATTGGAAACAAAAACTTTCTGATTTCGAAGAAACACGTAAAACCATGTTGAAGCGAAAGGAAATTTTAGAATATGAAGTGGAAGAAATTGAAGCGATTTCCCCAAAAGATGGGGAAGAAGAAAGCCTAAGTTCCGAAGAAAGTTTACTCGCCAACGGAGAAAAATTAGCGGAAAACTATCGTTTGGTTTTGGAAGAACTTTCGGAAAAAGAAAACTCCATTTTGAAAGTATTCCCAAGCCTCATCCATGCCATCCAAAAAGTGACCATCCTCATTCCTGAAAAAAGAGAGATGTTAGATGAATGGGAAGAAGTCTATGACAGACTCAAATCCTTGAAGTCTGTCATTCGAGAGGAAGAAGAGGAGCTCTTTTTTAGCCCCGAAAGATTGGATATGGTACAAGCAAGGCTCCAAGATCTGAAAAAACTCAAGAAAAAATACAATGTGAGCATCGGGGAAATTCACCAACTTTTAGAAGAGAAAAAGTCGGAATTAGAGCGTTGGAAGGAACAAGCAGGGGATGAAGATTTTTTGAGGATCAAAAAGGACCAGTGCCTTGTGGAACTCAAAGAACTCGGATTCCAACTTTCCAAGCTCCGAAGGAATGCCATCTCCCAATTTGAGGAAGAAGTGCAACGTGAAATGCTCGACCTCGGACTCGAAGGGGGAAAACTCCAGGTGGTCTTACGTTGGGAAGAAAACCCCGAGGGTGAGGTAGAGGAAGGATCAAAATCCTATTTCCTTTCAGACGCTGGTCTTGACCAAATTGAGTTCTATTTCAGCGCCAATCCTGGGGAAAAACCACGACCTCTCCGCAAAGTGGCATCTGGAGGGGAACTCTCGCGAGTGATGTTAGCACTCCGAAGTGTCCTTGGAAAACAAGCTCCCTCTCCTCAAATGTTGGTCCTAGATGAGGTGGATACAGGCCTTGGCGGAGAAGCTGCAGAAGCAATGGCAACCAAGCTGAAAAAACTAGCAAGGAACTCCCAAATTTTACTCATCACTCATACCCAACAAGTGGCGGCAGCGGGTGACCATCAAATTAAGATCGAAAAACGGCAAGAAGGTGGTCGGACTGTCTCGGAAGCCTCTGTTTTGGACTTCGAAGAGAGGAAACGGGAACTGGCGCGAATGATCGGAGGAAAACAACTCACCTCGGCGGTTCTCAAGGCGGCGACAGATCTTTTGATGAAAAAAGCGGGTTAGTCCTTTAAAAATAGTATTTGGCGAAAAAGGGAAGACTGAAAACTCTATTCGTAATCCTCAATGGGGTCTCATTCATGTCTTTTCCTTTCGCTAAATCAGATTCAATCATTTCATCGGTTCCACCACAAACCATTCCCATCCTAATCATACTTGTGTCCATCGTTGGTTTTACCATCATCGTGGAGAGGCTAGTATACTATTGGAGACTAAAGAGTATCCCTCAGGATCATTTTCGTAGAGTCCGTGAGTTGGCCCGAGAGGGGAAATGGGACGATGCAAAAGATGTCCTAAGCCAAGAGGTACAATCTCCGGCAGCTGTACTCTTAAGAATGGCCTTTGACCTCAAACGTCGCGGCGTTTCTTTCTGGGAAGAAGACATCAGACAAGAAGGTTTCCGTCAAATTTATTTGATGGAACGTTACCTCACAGGTCTTGGAACGATCGCCACCATAGCACCGTTACTTGGAGTTTTGGGAACGGTCATCGGAATTGTAAGATCATTTGCGGAAGGGGCTGGTACCCAAGGGGCAGAGGTCGGAATTTCGGAAGCACTCATTACCACTGCAATGGGACTTGCCATTGCTATCCCTGCTTATATTTTTTATAATGTGTTCACTCGAATGAAGGAAGAAAAAATTACGGAAATGGAAAACGTAACCGATTTGGTCCTCCCACATTTGAATCGATGATAATCAAAAAATGAAGTTTCGCAAAGCTAGAAAGTCTTTCAATAACATCGAGCTTGCTCCACTCATCGATGTCATTTCCTTTATCGTAATCTATTTTTTAATGAATGCGACATTGGAAAAAAATACCGCACTCAAAGTGGAGTTACCAAGATCCTCAAGTGTTGCCAAAGAAAAACAAAAAGATGAACTTGTTATCACAGTGGATAAACAAGGGAAAATTTATTTGGATCAAAATTCAGAACCAGTTGCATTAGAAGGTCTGACTGAAAAAATCAATGGATTTTTAGGACCTGAAAAAGAAAGAGATCCTAAAAAAAACAAAGTGATTATTCGTGGGGATGGTGGTGCGTCCTACCAAGTTGTCGTTAAAGTAATTGATGCTGTCAATGCAGCGGGCGTTAGTCGCTTTAACTTAGCAATGGTAAAAGGCACATCAAAGTAATTTTTGAAAATTCGTAATCATTTAAAGCTATTTAGTTTATTTATTCTCTCTTTGCTGTTTTTAGTTTCAGCAGAGTGGGTATCGTTATGGTCAAATCGTTCTGTTTATTTAGATAAAGTCATTACCAAAATAGAATTCAAAGGGAATATCAATACTTCTTCCGATGATATTTTGGAATTAATGGATATGCGCCCTGGTGTCCAATTGTCCCAAGGTTTACTCAATGCCGATATGCGAGCCTTGTTTGTTTCGGGCTTTTTTTATCATATCGATATCCAAGGAGAAGCTGATGGTGAAGGGGTTAAAATTTTAGTCATTGTCAAAGAAAGACCTAGAGTCAAAGACATTGATTTTATTGGAGCAGACGAAGTTTTCCCTTCTGACCTTCGTGATAAAATTCCATTAAAAGAAAATGAAGTCATCACACCGAAAAAGGTAACGCTCTCCAAGGAAGTGATTTTAAAGAAATACCGAGACGAAGGTTTTTTTCTCGCTTATGTTCGATTTGAAACAGAGCCAGTAAATCCTGAAACAAACACAGTTAAGGTGAAGTTTATCATTGATGAAGGGGAAGAAATTCCTGTAAGCAAAATCAATATTTTTGGAAACAACGAGATTGATACTTACGATATCCAAGGCATCATGGATTTAAAAGAAAGTGGGATCATTGAATCGGGAGTTTTTAAAGAATCTGCATTTGAATCTGATAAACAAAAAATTGCCGCTTATTTAAAATCACGTGGGTATGTTGACGCTGAAATTAGTAACGAAGGAACCAATTGGGAAATCCGTTGGGAAAATCCTAAGAAGAAAGACAAACGAGTTGTCATCGTCAATTTCAAAATCATTGAAGGTGAACAATATTTTTATAATGGTTATACAACCAATCATGATTTAACCATTGCCCCGAATGGGATGCCTCAATTTTTGAATAAAGAGAATAACCCTTCCGGAACTCCAAAAGAGGAGTGGGCTCCTGTTTACCCTGTAAAATTTTTAGAAGACCAATACGAATTTGCTCCTGCTGATGTAGGAGAGGTATTTGATGAAACAAAATTCCAAAAGGATCGCGCTTCCATTAACGAAGCTTATTCAGCCAAAGGATATCTGTTTGCCCAAGTAATTCCTCGAAGAAAGGTTGTCGAACTGAGTGATGCGTCGCTCTCCCGTTACGAAAATTGTGAAAAAAGGGGAAATTCCGATGCCGTGTCCGATTGTAATGAAGAATACAATCGATTGAATGTTGCCAGACTTCGCAAAATTTATGAAGAGGAACCTAAATTACGTGGAAAAAAATTCATCCATGTGGATTTTACGATTCGTGAAAACAACTTAGCATTCATTGAAAATATCATCATCAAAGGGAATAAAAAAACCCAAGACCGGGTCATTCGTCGTGAATTATTATTCAAGCCTGGCGATTTATTCAATTCATCTCTCGTCAATCGTTCAAGGGAAAGAATCTTTAACTTAGGTTATTTTAAAGAAGTAAACTTTAACATGAGACCTGGTTCTGATGAAACAAAAATGAATTTGATCATCGAACTTGTGGAACAACCGACTGGAACTGTTTCCATGGGTGGCGGTTATGGAACCATTACTGGATTTTCCATCTTTACACAGTTAGGTGAAAATAACTTAAACGGAACAGGGCAACAAATCACAGGAAGGGTCGAATTTGGACCAATCCGAAGATACTTACAAATTTCATGGACGGAACCTTGGTTTTTGGACAAACCTTGGTCACTTACTTTATCAGCATTTTATTCATCTCGGACTTTGTTTGTGGGAGCAACTTCCATTACGGAAAACAATAACCAAGGGATTAAGGAAGTCGCTTCTTATGAAAGATCAGGGGTCGGTGTCAGTGCAGGGATTGGACATAGATTCCTCATCAACTGGACTCACTTCCATAGATATTCACCTTCCTTTTTTGCATCCACAAGGCCAACATCTCTTGTTTCGGATCAGGTTCTTGCTGAGGTAGATCGCGGGTGGCAGTTTCGATCCCAATTGACAAATGGTATCGCGTATGATAGCCGGGATAATGTTTTCAATTCAACTCAAGGTTTTAATTTAATTTTTTCCGTTGATAATGTTGGGCAGTTTCTCGGTGGAGAAAGTCATTTTGACCAATTTAGTCCCATCTTAGAATACTATCATACTTGGTTTGATTATACTTTCTTTGGGCTTATCCGAAAGAACGCGCTCAGAAGATGGCGTGTCGTCCAACAATTCCGTACTTCTTCTGTGTTTACGTTTGAAAGAACTCCCAAATATAGAAACCAAGACAAGGAAAGAATTCCTTACATCCAAGTGCAGGATCGATTGTTCCTCGGTGGATATGAATCACTTCGGGGATGGTTTTTTGATGATAAATACTATCCAGACGAATGGAAGGATGGAGCTGCCAGCCGGGTTTTATTCACATCAGAACTCCGATTCCCGATAGAACCTTCATTATTGTGGTTTGTCATCTTTTTTGATGCGGGTTCGATGTATGAACAAATCAATCGTGCTGTGGGAGAACGAAAGGAATTTTTCAAAAACTACGATAATTTGGTGGCCGCACAAAGATTCTCGGAACCCATTGAGACGTATTTATTTGAAAACTATAACTCCTTCGGTAAAAAAATTCCTGACTCACCACTGGTCGTAAATGACCCAGGAAATTTAGTTTTATCGAGTAAAAACCTTTCCATGTCGAATTTTCGATTTTCATGGGGTTTTGGATTACGGATCCAAATTCCAGTTTTACCACTTCGATTGTATTTTGCACAAAGGATCCGTTATACGGGAGTCGAAGATCGGCCTTTTGGTTTGTATCCTGATAATAATAGTTTCCAGTTTGTTTTTGGAATTGGGGATATGCGATTCTAAGTGGAGTTAGTTGGGCTAAATTCAGAACAAAAACTTGCTGTAGAATCTGTGGATGGACCCCTTCTGATATTGGCAGGAGCGGGTTCAGGAAAAACAAGGGTCATTACCTATCGAATCGCCAATCTCATTCTCAATCATAATGTTTACCCCAACCAAATTTTAGCTGTTACATTTACGAATAAAGCTGCCGAAGAGATGCGTTCCCGTTGTCGCAATCTTTTGCCAGATGGGTCATATGAACCGTTTGTTCGAACCTTTCACTCTTTGTGTTTGTATCTTTTGAGAAGAGAAGGAAAGGTTTTAGGGTTAGGAAGTAATTTTACTGTTTATGATAGTGATATGCAAGAGTCACTCATCAAAGAAATCCTTAAGTCTAAAGAAATGGACACGAAAGAATTTCGGCCTTCTAGTCTTGCCAATCAGTTTTCCCAAGCGAAAGATTCCTTTTTAACTGCAGAAGAATTTGCGAAAAAAAAAGCTGACGACGCTTATACAAAAACCATAGCTTCCGTATTTTTAGAATATGAAAAACGAAAAAACCTACGGAATGCATTAGATTTTGGAGATTTGATTTTAAAAACAGTCATTCTATTTCGAGATTTCCCGGTCATTCTGGAAAAATACCAGAGGTTATGGAAATACATCATGGTAGACGAATACCAAGATACGAACAAAATCCAATACCATTTAGTACAATCTCTCTCCTCCTTTCATAAAAATTTATGTGTAGTGGGGGATGATGACCAATCAATTTACTCCTGGCGTGGAGCGGATATCTCCAATATCCTAAATTTTAAAAAAGATTACCCTGAAGCGATTGTTGTTAAATTGGAAGAAAACTATCGATCTACCAAAACCATCATTGAATCTGCAGCAGTATTAATTTCGCATAACAAACAACGTACGAATAAAACTTTACGAACAAAAAATCCTTTAGGTGATAAAATCAAACTCACTTCTTACCAAAATGAAATGGAAGAAGCAGAGGGGATTGTCCAAAGAATCCAAGTTGGTGCGAGGAAAGGTCAAAAATATTCGAATTTTGCGATTTTTTATCGAACCAATTCGCAATCTAGATATTTTGAAGAAGCACTTCGTAAACGTGCAATCCCTTATAAAATTTTTGGTGGGTTTCGCTTTTTTGATCGGAAAGAAGTAAAGGATCTCATTGCCTATTTGTCTGTTGTTGTGAATCCAGTTGATTCAACTTCACTCCTTCGTATCATCAATTCTCCTCCAAGAGGGATTGGTGATACAACAGTGAATCGACTTCTGAGTTATTCTGTTAGGGAAGGAATTTCCTTATTTGAATGTTTGGGAAAAGAAATTCCCGATATTAAAAAGGGTACGGTTCAAAAATTAAAATCATTGTATCGAATGTTTGAATCTGCAATGGAAGATTTGGGAAAAAAAACTCCCTCCGAAATTGCGTATGATGTTTTGGAACATTCTGGTTATCGTGAATTTTTAGAAAATGAAGGAACAGAAGATTCTTTTTCAAGGTTATCTAACTTAAATGAATTTGTAAATGCATTGAAAGAATTTGAAGAAGCCAATCCGGAATCAAGTTTAGAAGAATATTTGAGTAGTATTTCACTCATCACAAGCGAAGAAAACACCAAAGACCTTCCTGATTATGTAATCCTTATGACAGTCCATAATGCAAAAGGACTAGAGTTCCACCATGTTTTTATGGCAGGAATGGAAGAAGGAACCTTCCCTCATTTTTTATCCTTAGATTCCCCTGACGGGATAGAAGAAGAAAGAAGATTGGCATATGTTGCCATCACTCGCGCTCGTAAACATTTAGAGATCAGTTATTCACGTTTCACTCGTAAATTTGGGGA of the Leptospira biflexa serovar Patoc strain 'Patoc 1 (Paris)' genome contains:
- a CDS encoding FKBP-type peptidyl-prolyl cis-trans isomerase, with amino-acid sequence MKRMKQLFLTLSFFFFVTGLSAEELLIQDTKQGLGKEAIRGTTVVVHYTGKLTNGKVFDSSVDRGEPFSFQLGQGQVIQGWERGIMGMKEGGKRKLTIPPKYGYGDRAVGPIPANSTLVFDVELIKVK
- a CDS encoding patatin-like phospholipase family protein, with protein sequence MKDLEGKIHLVSSLPLFRSLSKKEKTWVAESVHIVERERDELLFTAGDSDRSLFLILSGGIKLFLPKKGEGKREEEVQYLKKGEYFGIQALLTGEKHNHTAVTVSESRFLVLSQSEFQKLIQKIPYLSITFSKMLTKSLRGELLGGKEYFRNSVVCLVHSDPITKDRFASELVEKIESESGKKAVILHFSQNGNVSSPHTKTYKFKDADRIKETLGKHYASHSFIFLEVFPETEEELKHLLIDESDHIENLVSLEYKTNLCDSITKDAKENEILYHETNIREILDHGKWDIFIRRKARELSGVEMGVALGGGAALGLAQVGIMKVLDEEGIIPDMISGTSIGAIIGAFWASGLGYKGILPLLGEIDSLFKMFKLVDLSFPGQGLLHGKHVRTLLEKYLGDLYFEDLPIKLRLISCDISTRQEIVLSEGKVLDAVMASISIPGVFVPQPQENGKTYVDGGIVNPLPVSALTQEGIQKIVAINSMPSSKDEMKTNKLLNLNVLDIIVNSLYSLQYRIGKYSAQEADVYLNPILPNSNWFEFWRSKEFIELGETVAKSSLQEIKQLFSEKN
- the recN gene encoding DNA repair protein RecN, which translates into the protein MITHLKIKDFALFESLELSLSDGLTVFTGESGAGKSLIFDALASLFGGRCSTANIRQGKDRYSLQAVLSLTGQNLTKDYLMEQGFRYTGDEILITKELMKDGKARVKIGESLASTTHLRELGKTMAEIHCQNEQLFLLEKSNQLEFLDRFGNLESLKFKFKSALQQYRHWKQKLSDFEETRKTMLKRKEILEYEVEEIEAISPKDGEEESLSSEESLLANGEKLAENYRLVLEELSEKENSILKVFPSLIHAIQKVTILIPEKREMLDEWEEVYDRLKSLKSVIREEEEELFFSPERLDMVQARLQDLKKLKKKYNVSIGEIHQLLEEKKSELERWKEQAGDEDFLRIKKDQCLVELKELGFQLSKLRRNAISQFEEEVQREMLDLGLEGGKLQVVLRWEENPEGEVEEGSKSYFLSDAGLDQIEFYFSANPGEKPRPLRKVASGGELSRVMLALRSVLGKQAPSPQMLVLDEVDTGLGGEAAEAMATKLKKLARNSQILLITHTQQVAAAGDHQIKIEKRQEGGRTVSEASVLDFEERKRELARMIGGKQLTSAVLKAATDLLMKKAG
- a CDS encoding MotA/TolQ/ExbB proton channel family protein; protein product: MSFPFAKSDSIISSVPPQTIPILIILVSIVGFTIIVERLVYYWRLKSIPQDHFRRVRELAREGKWDDAKDVLSQEVQSPAAVLLRMAFDLKRRGVSFWEEDIRQEGFRQIYLMERYLTGLGTIATIAPLLGVLGTVIGIVRSFAEGAGTQGAEVGISEALITTAMGLAIAIPAYIFYNVFTRMKEEKITEMENVTDLVLPHLNR
- the leuC gene encoding 3-isopropylmalate dehydratase large subunit; translation: MKTMFEKIWNDHLVHEDDGTCLIYIDRHLVHEVTSPQAFESLKLTNRKVRRPDATFATMDHNVSTRTRDWKSVDPISVLQMQTLMDNCKENGITLFDINHPDNGIVHVVAPELGLTHPGMTIVCGDSHTATHGAFGALAFGIGTSEVEHVLATQTLVQKKPKTLEIRVDGTLSPLVSAKDIVLAIIGKIGTDGATGYVIEFTGEAIRALSMEGRMTICNMAIEAGARAGLISPDDTTINYIKGRDFAPKGDAFDIAAAKWISYATDPGAKFDKTVTLNANEIAPMVSWGTSPGQVIPVTATVPSPNDFTDPVQKKSAESALAYMDLKPGQKLSDVKVNKVFIGSCTNSRIEDLRVVANTVKGKKVSKEVEAIIVPGSGRVKRQAESEGLDKIFIEAGFQWRNPGCSMCLAMNDDVLSPGDRCASTSNRNFEGRQGKGGRTHLVGPAMAAAVAVEGHFVDIREWK
- a CDS encoding PLP-dependent cysteine synthase family protein; the protein is MIDPISKGIDDFGNSLLQALNNVQGIFGKELSVAKPIKDNVLQLIGNTPLIRLNRIGSEYSGVQFYLKAEFLNPTGSAKDRTAIAMVLDAEKRGKLKKGMPIILSGAGSSSVSFTWIGKVKGYPVYCLVPLTTPPERVQLLRSYGAEVTVTNESDIVKLTELAEEKAKKMGGYLPDELENPANPNFHFKTTGPEIWRDLQGKVGAVISAPGSGGAITGIGRYLKSQDRRVKVIIAGKQNSAFMEYGKTDNPKERERIRLPAVYDPKLIDHYFHVTKDEALHLQADLYEKEGIFAGLTTGTVITGALRFSETLSESEKNERNPFNIVILSPDRD
- the leuD gene encoding 3-isopropylmalate dehydratase small subunit; translated protein: MKAFTKLKGIAALLDKANVDTDQIIPKQFLRKIERSGFGKHLFHDWRFLDDAGQTPNPDFVLNAKRYQGANILVTRDNFGCGSSREHAPWALEDYGFRSILSPSYADIFYNNCFKNGMLPIVLPESQIEEIFQAIDKKPGANLEIDLENQVVITEEGKKYPFEVDAFRKHCLLNGLDDIGLTLQKADFIQKFEEKNQKEVPWLYRKSV